In one window of Xylanibacillus composti DNA:
- the nuoL gene encoding NADH-quinone oxidoreductase subunit L, whose product MEFTHYAWLIPVFPLLAFLVLTALGRQMKGLATGFSVLAAAAAFVMAVLVFTERLGENVVDYTWDGFKWIGIGDFALQMGFEVNNLNTLMLVVVTLVSFLVNLYSLGYMKEDERINTFFAYVSLFTFSMLGLVLSINLVQFFIFWELVGVCSFLLVGFWYTKPAAKAAAKKAFIVTRIGDVGLFLGMLLLFWNMPGHSLEFSAIHNAAHTGALSAGVITAAAILVFIGAVGKSGQFPLHTWLPDAMEGPTPISALIHAATMVAAGVYLVARTFPLFQASDAALLTVAIVGGFTAIFAATIALAQNDIKRILAYSTVSQLGYMMLAMGIGTLSSYTAGMFHLYTHAFFKALLFLGAGSVIHAVHEQDIRKMGGLGSKMKITMLTFAIGTLALSGIVPFAGFWSKDAILTEAYHYQPILFWIALVAAFFTALYMARLFFLVFTGKPRSDMHPHESPAVMTVPLIVLAILAVIAGFVYFPGNGWFGEWLTGENLGEHADMTVMILSTVAGVGGLLIGWLLYGRRSNSEDWLEAKALPVYRVLNQKYYVDEAYDNGVVKPLRGIGYLLDLFDRYIVDGAVRALAGVMTATGRIGLRMQNGQLQSYGLIGVIGLLILIVAVVGRRYFHVG is encoded by the coding sequence ATGGAGTTTACCCATTACGCATGGCTCATTCCGGTCTTTCCACTGCTTGCCTTTCTCGTCTTGACCGCTCTTGGCAGACAAATGAAGGGACTTGCCACAGGGTTCAGCGTTCTTGCCGCGGCTGCGGCTTTTGTAATGGCTGTACTGGTATTCACAGAGCGCCTTGGCGAGAACGTAGTGGATTATACATGGGATGGATTCAAATGGATCGGGATCGGCGACTTCGCGCTGCAAATGGGCTTTGAAGTCAACAATCTGAATACGTTGATGCTGGTTGTCGTTACCTTGGTCAGTTTCCTCGTCAACCTATACTCGTTAGGGTATATGAAGGAAGATGAGCGGATTAATACTTTTTTTGCCTATGTGTCCCTGTTCACCTTTTCCATGCTGGGGCTGGTGCTGTCTATCAACCTCGTGCAATTTTTTATTTTCTGGGAACTGGTTGGGGTCTGCTCGTTCCTGCTGGTCGGCTTCTGGTACACGAAGCCAGCGGCCAAGGCGGCGGCGAAGAAAGCTTTTATCGTCACACGGATCGGGGACGTCGGTTTGTTCCTTGGCATGCTGTTGCTGTTCTGGAACATGCCTGGACATTCGCTCGAATTCAGCGCTATACATAATGCAGCTCATACGGGAGCGTTGTCTGCCGGGGTTATCACTGCTGCGGCAATCCTGGTGTTCATCGGCGCAGTCGGCAAGTCCGGCCAATTTCCGCTTCATACTTGGCTGCCTGACGCGATGGAAGGTCCTACGCCAATCAGTGCGCTCATTCATGCCGCTACGATGGTCGCAGCAGGCGTATACTTGGTGGCTCGGACGTTTCCGCTGTTTCAAGCATCGGATGCAGCACTGCTAACGGTCGCGATTGTCGGCGGCTTTACAGCGATCTTCGCCGCAACGATTGCGCTTGCGCAGAACGACATCAAACGGATACTGGCTTACTCTACGGTCAGTCAGCTGGGGTATATGATGCTGGCAATGGGCATTGGCACATTGTCTTCTTATACAGCAGGGATGTTCCATCTATACACGCATGCATTCTTCAAGGCGCTGCTGTTCTTGGGAGCCGGCAGTGTCATTCATGCCGTTCATGAGCAGGATATTCGCAAGATGGGCGGGCTCGGCAGCAAGATGAAGATAACGATGCTCACCTTTGCGATCGGTACATTGGCATTGTCCGGTATCGTGCCGTTTGCCGGCTTCTGGTCGAAGGATGCGATTCTGACCGAGGCGTACCACTATCAGCCGATCCTGTTCTGGATAGCGCTAGTCGCTGCGTTCTTTACAGCCTTGTACATGGCACGCTTGTTCTTCCTGGTATTCACTGGGAAGCCGCGTTCCGACATGCATCCGCATGAGTCGCCAGCAGTCATGACCGTTCCTCTAATTGTGCTGGCAATTTTGGCTGTTATCGCGGGATTTGTCTATTTCCCGGGAAATGGATGGTTTGGCGAATGGCTGACGGGCGAGAATCTCGGGGAGCATGCGGATATGACCGTCATGATCTTATCGACGGTTGCCGGCGTAGGCGGTTTGCTCATCGGGTGGCTGCTGTATGGCCGGAGGTCCAACTCCGAAGATTGGCTGGAAGCAAAAGCGTTGCCAGTCTACCGGGTGCTAAACCAAAAATACTACGTGGATGAAGCTTACGACAATGGCGTCGTAAAGCCGCTTCGCGGCATAGGTTATCTGCTTGATCTTTTTGACCGCTATATTGTGGACGGGGCTGTCAGGGCACTCGCTGGCGTCATGACCGCAACGGGCAGAATCGGACTGCGCATGCAGAACGGCCAGCTTCAATCCTATGGCTTGATTGGGGTTATCGGACTGTTGATCTTGATTGTGGCAGTTGTAGGAAGGAGGTATTTCCATGTTGGATAG
- a CDS encoding NADH-quinone oxidoreductase subunit J: MLDNIVAFFTSAESLLFLVFAMVVISGAILMLSFTKVVHMVVALAFTFLGLAGLYVMLDAEFVAFVQVLIYAGAVSILMIFGIMMTRHDQPEEEPRRPWYNGLLLVGSVALFGILFFVIQSANFQSGTLDAGVDNTKAIGEQLFTRHVIPFELMSVLLTVAFIGAIILAKREED, from the coding sequence ATGCTGGACAATATTGTGGCATTCTTCACCAGCGCGGAAAGCCTGCTGTTTCTCGTATTTGCCATGGTCGTCATTTCCGGTGCAATTCTTATGCTCAGCTTTACGAAGGTCGTGCATATGGTGGTTGCGCTCGCCTTTACGTTCCTTGGACTGGCCGGCCTGTACGTCATGCTTGATGCGGAATTTGTCGCATTTGTACAGGTGCTGATCTACGCAGGGGCAGTGTCCATCCTGATGATCTTCGGCATTATGATGACCCGGCACGATCAACCGGAGGAAGAACCGCGCCGTCCATGGTACAACGGTTTGCTGCTGGTCGGTTCGGTCGCCTTGTTCGGCATTCTGTTCTTCGTGATTCAAAGCGCCAACTTCCAGAGCGGAACGCTGGATGCGGGCGTGGACAACACGAAAGCAATTGGCGAACAGCTGTTCACGCGCCATGTCATTCCGTTCGAGCTGATGAGTGTGCTGCTGACCGTCGCGTTTATCGGCGCCATCATCCTGGCCAAGAGGGAGGAGGATTAG
- the nuoK gene encoding NADH-quinone oxidoreductase subunit NuoK, with product MDNIANSYFLLAAILFCVGLYGALSKRNAVIVLLSVELMLNAVNLNLIAFAKYGPNPSITGHIFSLFSITVAAAEVAIGIAILISLYRNKGTTNVLEMNMLKK from the coding sequence ATGGACAATATCGCCAATTCTTACTTTCTGCTGGCCGCTATTTTGTTTTGTGTAGGTCTGTACGGTGCGCTGTCCAAGAGAAATGCGGTCATCGTGCTTCTCTCTGTCGAGTTGATGCTTAATGCGGTGAACTTGAATCTGATTGCGTTCGCCAAATACGGTCCCAATCCGTCGATCACCGGACATATCTTCTCCCTGTTCAGTATTACGGTGGCCGCGGCGGAGGTCGCGATCGGAATCGCTATTCTGATCTCCTTGTACCGCAATAAAGGCACAACCAACGTACTAGAGATGAACATGTTGAAAAAATAG
- a CDS encoding NADH-quinone oxidoreductase subunit A — MYAGEYVVVLIFLTLGIILPIAALTLGRFLRPTKPTEEKQTTYESGNEPVGEGQVRFNIRYYLYALMFVIFDVETVFLYPWAVAYDKLGLFALVEMLIFVSLLVVGLIYAWKKKVFKWNSI; from the coding sequence ATGTATGCTGGAGAATATGTAGTTGTTCTTATTTTTCTCACTCTAGGTATCATTTTGCCCATAGCGGCATTGACACTCGGCAGATTTTTGCGCCCTACTAAGCCAACTGAGGAGAAACAGACCACGTATGAGAGCGGGAATGAGCCGGTCGGCGAAGGCCAAGTGCGCTTTAACATTCGGTATTACTTGTACGCGCTGATGTTTGTTATCTTCGATGTGGAAACGGTGTTTCTTTACCCTTGGGCAGTCGCTTATGACAAGCTAGGTTTGTTCGCATTGGTGGAAATGCTGATCTTCGTAAGCTTGCTTGTAGTAGGCTTAATCTACGCTTGGAAGAAGAAGGTGTTCAAATGGAACTCGATCTAG
- a CDS encoding complex I subunit 4 family protein: MLDSIPILTLLTFSPLLGIIAVLLIPKERGHWLKTAAIVSTLISLVLAGWMFTGLDHDAEGMQFEEKATWIEIALNQEAPSLSSADRLIYQFNYSLGADGLSAALAFLTALISSMAAFASVHIKKRWKTFYLWFLLLQIGMFGVFLSRDLFLFFLFFEATLVPMFFLIGIWGFADREKAANKFLVYNGIGSAIMLIAFLMLINTAGFSALQEDPTQPLELVYSGDVGTIYNNLTDPNSFANLHHDRVGNTVNPFYMGLAMKEWIFLMLLIAFGIKLPIFPFHTWMLKVHIEAPPAVVMIHSGILLKMGAYGLLRFGVGLFPEQAQTFALLIGIVGVVNILYGAVLAFVQKEFRLILAYSSISHMGIVLLGIAALNTTGLQGAAFQLVSHGLISALLFLIVGSLIERTGTTELDRMGGMAKAMPFMSGMLLVGGLASLGLPGMSGFVSEFLAFLGLFDTMPVLAIIGALGIILTAVYVLRGVLAITYGELPEKYQTDSAVLRDARLTEAVPMIVLAAFIVLLGIYPTVLSEPLNHALSSMLARIGG, encoded by the coding sequence ATGTTGGATAGCATCCCGATATTAACGCTCCTTACCTTTTCGCCGCTTTTGGGAATTATCGCTGTTCTGCTTATTCCGAAGGAACGGGGACACTGGCTCAAGACCGCAGCGATTGTCAGCACCTTGATTTCGCTGGTTCTCGCCGGCTGGATGTTTACTGGCCTGGATCATGATGCGGAAGGCATGCAGTTCGAGGAAAAAGCAACCTGGATCGAAATCGCACTAAACCAGGAAGCGCCGTCGCTCAGCTCCGCAGACAGGCTGATCTACCAGTTCAACTATTCCTTGGGTGCGGATGGACTTAGCGCTGCATTGGCTTTTCTTACAGCATTGATCAGCAGTATGGCAGCTTTTGCATCCGTACACATCAAGAAGCGCTGGAAGACCTTCTATCTCTGGTTCCTTCTGCTGCAGATCGGTATGTTTGGGGTGTTCCTCTCCCGCGATCTGTTCTTGTTCTTTCTATTCTTCGAAGCTACGCTTGTGCCGATGTTCTTCCTGATAGGCATATGGGGCTTCGCTGACAGAGAAAAGGCCGCAAACAAATTTCTGGTCTACAACGGTATCGGCTCGGCTATCATGCTGATTGCCTTCTTGATGCTGATCAATACCGCTGGATTTTCCGCATTGCAGGAAGATCCGACACAGCCGCTTGAACTGGTCTATAGCGGGGATGTTGGCACGATTTATAACAACTTGACGGACCCGAACTCCTTCGCAAATCTGCATCATGATCGTGTGGGCAATACCGTCAATCCTTTCTACATGGGACTTGCGATGAAAGAATGGATCTTCTTGATGCTGCTCATTGCCTTTGGCATCAAGCTTCCGATCTTTCCGTTCCACACCTGGATGCTGAAGGTGCACATCGAGGCGCCCCCAGCGGTCGTCATGATACATTCCGGCATCCTGCTGAAGATGGGCGCATATGGTCTGCTGCGCTTCGGCGTCGGTCTGTTTCCGGAGCAAGCGCAGACCTTCGCGCTGCTGATTGGCATTGTCGGCGTTGTGAACATCCTGTATGGCGCCGTATTGGCGTTCGTTCAGAAAGAGTTCCGGCTTATTCTGGCGTACTCCAGTATCAGTCATATGGGCATTGTCCTGCTCGGCATTGCGGCGCTCAATACGACAGGGCTGCAGGGCGCGGCCTTCCAGCTTGTGTCGCACGGCTTGATCTCCGCGTTGCTGTTCCTCATAGTCGGCAGCTTGATCGAGCGCACGGGCACTACGGAGCTTGATCGAATGGGAGGCATGGCCAAGGCAATGCCATTTATGAGCGGGATGCTGCTGGTCGGCGGTCTCGCGTCATTGGGCTTGCCGGGCATGAGCGGATTTGTCAGCGAGTTTCTGGCGTTCCTTGGCCTCTTTGACACTATGCCGGTCTTGGCCATTATCGGTGCGCTCGGCATCATCTTGACTGCCGTCTATGTGCTGCGTGGGGTTCTGGCCATCACATATGGGGAACTGCCGGAAAAATATCAAACAGACAGCGCTGTGCTGCGTGATGCGCGCTTGACGGAAGCAGTACCGATGATCGTACTGGCAGCCTTTATCGTGCTGCTGGGGATTTACCCGACCGTACTGAGCGAACCGCTGAACCACGCATTAAGCAGTATGCTTGCAAGGATAGGGGGTTAG
- the nuoH gene encoding NADH-quinone oxidoreductase subunit NuoH, with amino-acid sequence MDPTTQSVTFGSFLFEAVLGVLTLLIVLGFVTYAIYFERKVIGWMQGRPGPNRVGPFGLLQTVADVLKLLIKEDTIPKKADRPLFILAPALTFVPAFTVLAVIPYTSKWIPADLNVGLLYYVALSSISTMGILLGGWASNNKYALMGGMRSTAQMISYEVPLVISVAGVVLMSGSLNLSTIVEGQAGYFWNWNFLPQILGFGVFVIAAVSELNRTPFDLPEAESELVAGYHVEYSGFRFAFFMLSEYVYMYAIAALTTVLFLGGWHAPFPFLDFIPGIIWFILKFSLVIFTLYWLRATMPRIRVDQLMSLGWKVLLPLSLINVFITAVVMELLK; translated from the coding sequence ATGGATCCGACAACGCAAAGTGTAACCTTTGGGAGCTTCCTGTTCGAAGCTGTGCTGGGCGTCTTGACGCTTCTCATTGTATTGGGCTTTGTTACCTATGCGATCTACTTCGAAAGAAAAGTCATCGGCTGGATGCAAGGCCGTCCCGGTCCGAACCGGGTCGGTCCGTTCGGCTTGCTGCAGACCGTAGCGGACGTACTGAAGCTGCTCATCAAGGAAGATACCATTCCGAAAAAAGCAGATCGTCCGCTGTTCATATTGGCACCGGCGTTGACATTTGTGCCGGCGTTCACCGTATTGGCGGTGATTCCTTATACTAGCAAATGGATTCCGGCGGATTTGAATGTCGGCTTGCTTTATTACGTGGCTCTCTCCAGCATCTCCACCATGGGCATTCTGCTGGGCGGATGGGCTTCGAACAACAAATACGCGCTGATGGGCGGCATGCGCTCCACGGCTCAGATGATCAGCTATGAAGTGCCGCTCGTCATCTCGGTGGCTGGCGTGGTGCTAATGAGCGGAAGCTTGAATCTGAGTACCATCGTTGAAGGGCAGGCCGGTTACTTCTGGAACTGGAACTTCCTGCCGCAGATCCTGGGCTTTGGCGTATTCGTAATAGCGGCGGTTTCCGAGCTGAACCGTACCCCGTTCGACTTGCCTGAGGCGGAATCCGAGCTTGTGGCAGGATATCATGTGGAGTACAGCGGCTTTCGGTTCGCCTTTTTTATGCTGTCGGAGTATGTATACATGTATGCGATTGCCGCGCTAACCACTGTATTGTTCCTCGGCGGTTGGCATGCGCCGTTCCCGTTCCTTGATTTCATTCCGGGGATTATCTGGTTTATCTTGAAATTCAGTCTTGTCATCTTCACCTTGTATTGGCTGCGGGCTACCATGCCGCGGATTCGGGTGGATCAGCTGATGAGTCTCGGCTGGAAGGTGCTGCTGCCGCTCTCGCTCATCAATGTATTTATTACGGCAGTAGTCATGGAATTATTGAAATAG
- a CDS encoding NADH-quinone oxidoreductase subunit D has protein sequence MIRTEEMLLNVGPQHPSTHGVFRVVVKLDGEQIVHAEPVMGYLHRGTEKLAENLNYTQIIPYTDRMDYVSAMTNNYVLCHAVETLLELEVPERAEFLRLIVMELQRVASHLVWWGTYLLDIGAMSPFLYAFREREMIIDLFNELCGARLTYFYMRVGGVKWDAPEGWIDKVKAFVEHMKGKLDEYHNLVSGNEIFLARIKGVGKYDAKTAIDYGLSGANLRCTGVEWDLRKSQPYSLYDRFDFDVVTRTEGDCFARYEIRLEEIRQSLRILEQALEQFPEEGEIMGKVPRVIRPPKGEAYVAIESPRGEIGCHLVSEGKAEPYRLKFRRPSFVNLQILPKLLVGESMTNLITILGGIDIVVGEVDA, from the coding sequence ATGATAAGAACAGAAGAAATGCTGCTGAATGTCGGTCCCCAGCATCCGAGTACGCACGGTGTGTTTCGCGTTGTGGTGAAGCTGGACGGCGAGCAGATCGTCCATGCCGAACCAGTGATGGGTTACTTGCACAGAGGAACCGAGAAGCTGGCGGAAAACTTGAACTATACGCAAATCATCCCTTATACCGACCGAATGGATTATGTCTCAGCGATGACGAACAACTATGTGCTTTGTCACGCAGTAGAGACCTTGCTCGAGCTTGAGGTGCCGGAGCGAGCCGAATTTTTGCGGCTGATCGTGATGGAGCTGCAGCGCGTAGCCAGTCATTTGGTATGGTGGGGCACGTACTTGCTGGACATCGGCGCGATGAGTCCTTTCCTTTATGCGTTCCGCGAGCGTGAGATGATTATCGATCTCTTCAATGAATTGTGCGGCGCGCGTCTGACTTACTTCTATATGCGGGTAGGCGGAGTGAAATGGGATGCGCCGGAAGGCTGGATCGACAAGGTGAAGGCGTTCGTCGAGCACATGAAAGGGAAACTGGACGAATATCACAACCTGGTCAGCGGCAACGAAATTTTCCTTGCCCGCATCAAGGGCGTCGGCAAATATGACGCCAAGACGGCTATTGACTACGGGTTAAGCGGAGCGAACCTGCGCTGCACTGGCGTGGAGTGGGATCTTCGCAAGTCGCAGCCTTACAGCTTGTATGATCGCTTCGACTTTGACGTTGTCACCCGCACGGAAGGCGATTGCTTTGCACGTTATGAGATTCGCCTGGAAGAGATTCGTCAGAGCTTGCGCATTCTGGAGCAGGCTTTGGAGCAATTCCCCGAGGAAGGCGAAATTATGGGCAAAGTGCCGCGCGTCATCCGCCCGCCGAAGGGCGAGGCCTACGTGGCTATTGAATCGCCCAGAGGAGAGATCGGCTGCCACCTGGTTTCGGAAGGGAAAGCCGAGCCTTACCGCTTGAAGTTCCGCCGTCCTTCATTCGTCAATTTGCAGATCCTGCCGAAGCTGCTGGTAGGCGAGTCGATGACGAACCTGATCACCATTCTCGGCGGCATTGACATTGTAGTTGGGGAGGTGGACGCCTAA
- a CDS encoding F0F1 ATP synthase subunit epsilon, whose translation MSTVLLEIVTPERIVYSEPVDMVSVRGAEGELGILPNHIPLVTPLRVAPVRVKSEGKEEYIAVGGGFLEVRKDKITILAETAEKPGEIDVDRARAAKERAEKRLQSRMEEIDFRRAEIALQKALTRLDVSQHR comes from the coding sequence ATGAGTACTGTTTTGCTGGAAATAGTAACCCCGGAACGGATCGTATACAGCGAACCGGTCGATATGGTCAGCGTGCGAGGCGCGGAAGGTGAGCTTGGTATCCTGCCGAACCACATTCCGCTGGTTACGCCGCTCCGCGTTGCCCCGGTCCGCGTCAAAAGCGAAGGCAAAGAGGAGTATATCGCCGTAGGCGGCGGTTTCCTCGAGGTGCGCAAGGACAAGATCACCATTCTTGCGGAAACGGCAGAGAAGCCGGGCGAGATTGATGTAGATCGCGCACGAGCAGCCAAGGAACGTGCGGAGAAAAGGCTGCAAAGCCGCATGGAGGAAATAGATTTCCGTCGTGCAGAGATTGCTTTGCAAAAAGCTTTGACCCGTCTCGACGTCTCCCAGCACAGATAA
- a CDS encoding NADH-quinone oxidoreductase subunit N, whose amino-acid sequence MQMMQLQFADLRYLGPELTLVIAAILLSLLDLAIPRRFSRSWVGGLTLLSLAVSAVFVVIAMRLYNGPDSLSEPVIQLLANSYRVDDFGNLLKLFILGGTFLVVLMSIGSIKEKEIPHQGEYYYLFLPAALGAMVMVSSGDLITLFVGLELLSITSYIMVGLKKHDQKANESAFKYMVLGAISTAFILYGMSFLYGVTGTTNIAEMNSQLRFFDPSISGLLYMSFFLMLAGFAFKIASAPFHAWAPDVYQGAHTPVTAFLAVVSKGAALAMMFRILYNVYFGVGDSDTPIHDDMNLILAIIAAASMILGNAMALKQHNMKRLLAYSGIANAGYLLVPLAIVYGPMHYSNFTELYYYLAAYLFMNIGAFAVLMAVSGKAGHEEMSAFDGLYYRNPALASAMVILVLSLAGLPVTGGFFGKFYILLGAVAVAKYWLAAIMIITSVISFYYYFGVIRQMFMRSHAPSERLQVGWAQQLTIWICVAATLLMGFFPRPIIGYIESIFHLGRDFFM is encoded by the coding sequence ATGCAAATGATGCAACTGCAATTCGCAGACCTGCGATATCTCGGACCTGAGTTGACGCTTGTGATCGCGGCTATACTTCTGTCTTTGCTCGATCTGGCTATACCCCGCAGGTTTAGCCGGTCCTGGGTTGGAGGGTTGACGCTGCTCAGTCTGGCGGTATCCGCGGTATTCGTGGTTATTGCCATGCGGCTGTACAACGGCCCGGATTCGCTCAGCGAGCCGGTCATTCAGCTGCTTGCCAATAGCTACCGAGTGGATGACTTTGGCAACTTGCTGAAGCTGTTCATTCTGGGGGGGACGTTTCTCGTCGTCCTGATGAGCATCGGCTCAATCAAGGAAAAAGAGATTCCGCATCAAGGGGAGTACTATTATTTATTCCTGCCTGCTGCGCTTGGCGCCATGGTCATGGTCTCCTCGGGCGATTTGATTACGCTGTTCGTCGGCCTTGAGCTGCTTAGCATTACCTCCTATATTATGGTCGGTTTGAAAAAGCACGATCAGAAAGCGAACGAATCGGCATTCAAATATATGGTGCTGGGCGCAATTTCGACGGCTTTCATTCTTTACGGCATGTCATTCCTGTACGGGGTAACCGGTACGACAAATATTGCCGAAATGAACAGCCAGCTTCGATTCTTCGATCCGTCGATAAGCGGGCTTCTTTATATGAGCTTCTTCTTGATGCTCGCCGGTTTTGCCTTCAAGATTGCGTCTGCGCCGTTCCACGCATGGGCGCCGGATGTGTATCAAGGCGCGCATACGCCAGTTACCGCTTTCCTGGCAGTCGTGTCGAAAGGTGCGGCGCTGGCTATGATGTTCCGCATTTTGTATAACGTCTACTTCGGCGTCGGAGACAGCGATACGCCGATACACGATGACATGAACTTGATTCTTGCGATTATCGCTGCGGCTTCTATGATTCTCGGCAATGCGATGGCGCTGAAGCAGCACAACATGAAGCGGTTGCTGGCTTATTCAGGCATAGCCAATGCCGGCTATCTGCTCGTTCCGCTTGCGATCGTATACGGTCCCATGCACTATTCGAACTTTACCGAGCTGTATTACTATCTGGCGGCTTATCTGTTCATGAACATCGGCGCTTTCGCCGTGTTAATGGCGGTAAGCGGGAAAGCCGGACATGAAGAGATGTCGGCGTTCGACGGGTTGTATTACAGGAACCCGGCGCTCGCTTCGGCGATGGTCATTCTCGTTCTGTCGCTAGCCGGCTTGCCGGTAACGGGCGGATTCTTCGGCAAATTCTATATCTTGCTCGGAGCCGTAGCCGTTGCGAAGTATTGGCTGGCAGCGATTATGATCATCACCAGCGTGATCTCATTCTATTACTACTTCGGTGTGATCCGCCAGATGTTCATGCGCAGCCATGCGCCGTCTGAACGGCTTCAGGTCGGCTGGGCGCAGCAGCTCACGATCTGGATCTGCGTGGCGGCCACATTGCTGATGGGCTTCTTCCCGAGACCGATTATCGGGTATATCGAAAGCATCTTCCACCTCGGCCGAGACTTCTTCATGTAA
- the nuoI gene encoding NADH-quinone oxidoreductase subunit NuoI — translation MKGIAKGLGVTLKTMTQKKVTYKYPDVPLEMPNRFRGVQHFEPDKCIVCNQCARICPTECITLTGKPNPDPEKKGKVIDTYDINFEICILCDLCTEVCPTEAIVMTNNFELATYSRDDLFKNMEWLNDNDKNVRLENSTNPQAKKGAK, via the coding sequence ATGAAAGGGATCGCCAAGGGTCTCGGGGTCACCCTGAAGACGATGACCCAGAAGAAGGTAACGTACAAATACCCGGACGTTCCATTGGAAATGCCGAACAGATTCCGCGGCGTGCAACATTTTGAACCAGACAAATGCATTGTCTGCAATCAATGCGCGCGGATTTGCCCGACAGAATGCATTACGCTGACCGGCAAGCCGAATCCGGACCCGGAGAAGAAGGGCAAGGTCATCGATACGTATGATATCAACTTTGAAATCTGCATATTGTGCGATCTGTGTACGGAGGTATGTCCGACCGAAGCGATCGTGATGACCAACAATTTCGAGCTGGCGACATACAGCCGCGATGATTTGTTCAAAAACATGGAATGGCTGAATGATAACGACAAGAATGTCCGCCTGGAAAACTCGACGAACCCGCAAGCGAAGAAAGGGGCGAAATAA
- a CDS encoding NADH-quinone oxidoreductase subunit C codes for MSEENNKRENDQVSDREADREASQQLENSPESPSAEEAKPARAKAEKPEAKDGEASDGGDDELAAKKKAAAEARAARAAARAKKEDNSDEEEKPKEPSPKQPVLDRLVEILNEHAGAEAIEEAYINEASRHLPTVIVKADHWPQVANVLREHSELKLHYLRNVTGVDRETHMEVIYQLINLESKQDYAMKIKTDRDQPSVPSATPIWSTANWPEREIYDLLGVDFPGHPDMRRIMMPDDWEGHPLRKDYSPADPEV; via the coding sequence GTGAGCGAAGAGAACAACAAGCGCGAGAACGACCAGGTGTCCGACCGCGAAGCAGATCGCGAAGCCAGTCAGCAACTGGAGAATTCCCCAGAAAGCCCTAGCGCTGAAGAAGCGAAACCGGCGCGCGCGAAAGCGGAAAAGCCGGAAGCCAAGGATGGCGAAGCGTCTGACGGCGGTGATGACGAGCTTGCCGCGAAGAAAAAAGCAGCGGCCGAAGCTCGTGCTGCAAGAGCGGCTGCTCGCGCCAAGAAAGAGGACAATTCGGACGAAGAAGAGAAGCCGAAGGAGCCGTCGCCGAAGCAGCCCGTCTTGGACCGGTTAGTGGAAATCCTGAATGAGCATGCCGGTGCGGAGGCAATTGAAGAGGCTTACATAAATGAGGCGAGCCGCCACTTGCCGACAGTGATTGTGAAAGCCGACCATTGGCCGCAAGTAGCGAACGTGCTGCGTGAACATTCTGAATTGAAGCTTCATTACTTGCGGAATGTGACAGGCGTGGACCGCGAGACGCACATGGAAGTGATTTATCAGTTGATCAATCTGGAGTCTAAACAGGATTATGCAATGAAGATCAAAACGGATCGCGATCAGCCGAGCGTGCCGTCCGCTACGCCAATCTGGAGCACGGCGAACTGGCCTGAGCGGGAGATTTACGATCTGCTGGGTGTGGACTTCCCTGGGCATCCAGACATGCGGCGCATCATGATGCCGGACGATTGGGAAGGGCATCCGCTGCGGAAAGACTACAGTCCTGCGGATCCGGAGGTGTAA